The following are encoded together in the Penicillium digitatum chromosome 3, complete sequence genome:
- a CDS encoding Short-chain dehydrogenase/reductase, putative — protein sequence MPGGLGGLGSSIGQKLRQQGARLAILYAPFEAARRDELLESGYGASGNLDDIYTYECDITSPDSVQAAFNSLEKELIDPSSSSPSKRAFPSLLINTAGYVSLSDMETAPPEETLMHLTVNLYGLTLCSQAFLRLRH from the exons ATGCCTGGCGGCTTGG GTGGCCTTGGATCAAGCATAGGCCAAAAGCTCAGACAGCAAGGTGCCCGTCTCGCCATTCTCTACGCACCTTTCGAAGCCGCACGTCGCGATGAGCTTCTCGAATCGGGGTACGGCGCGAGCGGCAATCTCGACGACATTTACACCTATGAATGTGACATTACCTCGCCAGACTCTGTGCAGGCGGCCTTCAACTCTCTAGAGAAGGAATTAATTGACCCATCCTCGTCTTCTCCGTCCAAAAGAGCCTTTCCAAGTCTCCTGATCAACACAGCCGGATACGTATCTCTCAGCGACATGGAGACTGCACCCCCCGAGGAAACACTGATGCATCTGACAGTCAATCTCTACGGCCTGACGCTCTGCTCCCAAGCCTTTCTCCGACTGCGGCATTGA